In Deltaproteobacteria bacterium HGW-Deltaproteobacteria-6, a genomic segment contains:
- a CDS encoding acyl-CoA desaturase — MFAFLKRSQTARSLARWIDSDTPELVKIGRKGRYDLVRGIPLALLHLTCLAPFIVGWSWTAVNTAIGLYVVRMFAITGFYHRYFSHRTFQTSRIMQFLFAVLGNSALQRGPLWWAANHRHHHAYSDKPEDLHSPSQLGFFRAHIGWVLDRENFKTRYEYVKDWVKFPELVWLNRFDIVVPVIFAILLFGAGHWLAVFAPGLKTNGTQMLVWGFFISSIAVMHATFTINSFDHMFGFRRYNTDDTSRNNVVLAILTLGEGWHNNHHHYAISNRNGFYWYEVDITYYLILLLSVLGIVSSIRPLPKEKRESGKIINV; from the coding sequence ATGTTTGCATTCCTGAAACGATCACAAACTGCACGGTCGCTGGCCAGGTGGATCGATTCCGACACGCCGGAATTGGTCAAAATCGGCAGAAAAGGAAGATACGACTTGGTTCGCGGTATACCGCTGGCCCTGCTGCACCTGACATGTTTGGCCCCATTCATCGTCGGCTGGAGTTGGACTGCGGTTAATACAGCCATTGGGCTCTATGTCGTCCGCATGTTCGCGATTACGGGATTTTATCACCGCTATTTTTCCCACAGAACTTTCCAAACAAGCAGGATTATGCAATTTCTATTTGCGGTTCTCGGAAATTCCGCCCTTCAACGCGGTCCATTATGGTGGGCTGCCAATCACAGGCATCATCATGCCTATTCCGATAAACCTGAAGATCTTCATTCGCCTTCACAACTTGGCTTTTTCCGGGCTCATATCGGATGGGTTCTTGACCGTGAGAATTTCAAAACACGATATGAATATGTGAAAGACTGGGTGAAATTTCCCGAGCTTGTATGGCTGAACCGATTCGATATCGTTGTCCCCGTTATATTTGCCATCCTGCTTTTTGGGGCCGGTCATTGGCTTGCGGTATTTGCTCCCGGGCTCAAAACAAACGGAACACAGATGCTGGTCTGGGGATTTTTTATTTCCAGCATTGCGGTGATGCATGCCACATTCACCATAAACTCTTTTGATCATATGTTCGGCTTTCGCAGATATAATACGGATGACACCAGCAGGAACAATGTCGTTCTCGCGATTCTGACGCTGGGAGAAGGGTGGCACAATAACCATCATCATTATGCAATTTCCAACCGTAATGGTTTCTACTGGTATGAGGTCGATATCACTTATTATCTCATCCTCCTTTTGTCGGTGCTGGGAATTGTCAGCAGCATCCGGCCCCTTCCGAAAGAAAAAAGAGAATCCGGTAAGATCATTAATGTTTGA